Proteins from a single region of Aureibacter tunicatorum:
- a CDS encoding potassium channel family protein has protein sequence MNKLKREEFFQRYRFEILAIALSINFLLPEFSGQFVLNTISGTLSFTLLVISGLSLVEKIKKRTRRMFLLNGLILIMVQIIYSLSILFPNSLQMITNYGYFLYLLYFAFFVSITYHLFLQISRIKTISQSVIVGALAGYLLIGTLGFFVFMALEMTIGGTLSNLNSESMVKDIYYYSFVTLTTIGYGDITPLHNYTRDLSVFLGVIGQFYLTVTVASLVSKYLSQSKQTK, from the coding sequence ATGAATAAATTAAAAAGAGAAGAGTTCTTTCAGAGGTATCGCTTCGAGATATTGGCAATAGCCTTATCCATTAATTTTTTATTGCCTGAATTTTCAGGACAATTTGTGCTAAATACTATTTCAGGGACTTTGTCTTTTACATTATTGGTAATTTCTGGATTGTCTTTAGTGGAAAAGATAAAAAAGCGTACAAGAAGAATGTTTTTGCTAAATGGGCTTATATTGATAATGGTCCAAATAATTTATTCTCTTAGTATATTATTTCCTAATAGCCTGCAAATGATCACTAATTATGGCTATTTTTTATATTTATTATATTTCGCTTTTTTTGTTTCAATTACTTATCATCTTTTTTTGCAGATATCCAGAATCAAGACAATTTCTCAAAGTGTGATTGTTGGAGCCTTAGCGGGGTATTTATTAATTGGAACTTTAGGCTTTTTTGTGTTTATGGCTTTGGAGATGACCATTGGTGGCACGCTGAGTAATTTAAATTCAGAAAGTATGGTTAAAGATATATACTACTATAGCTTTGTTACTTTGACGACGATAGGCTATGGAGATATCACGCCTTTGCATAATTACACTAGAGACTTGTCGGTGTTTTTGGGTGTTATAGGACAGTTTTATTTGACAGTAACAGTTGCTTCTTTAGTGAGTAAATATTTAAGTCAGTCTAAGCAAACTAAATAA
- a CDS encoding threonine/serine exporter family protein: MDSNKNEKVMLIMLEFTKAVISCGGHTTRINSSLNRISKKFNLEFDLLITYRGVCISVWKKESPCSKISGACSYAFKSINMNMLSLLNHLTWDILEKDITEDEILNRIEEIKKTGRYSPLLTSLSVSLSCAGFCYLFGGKYIEMPFTFIGAFLGMQTKIFLTKHQINHYLTPIFSAFVASFVAGLLLQMCFGEISRFVISTCVLFLIPGVAIITATADAFHGYNDSSISRLLSAFGILTGIAIGIVFSITILGFKNWM, from the coding sequence ATGGATTCGAATAAGAATGAAAAAGTAATGCTAATTATGTTGGAATTCACAAAGGCCGTAATTTCCTGTGGTGGCCATACCACAAGGATCAATAGCTCTTTAAATCGAATTTCAAAAAAATTCAACTTAGAATTTGATCTGCTGATCACTTACAGAGGAGTATGCATATCTGTCTGGAAAAAAGAATCCCCTTGCAGTAAAATTAGCGGAGCGTGCAGTTATGCATTTAAAAGCATTAATATGAACATGCTTTCTCTTCTCAACCATTTGACTTGGGATATCTTAGAAAAAGATATTACTGAAGATGAAATCTTAAATAGAATTGAAGAGATCAAAAAAACAGGCAGATACTCTCCTTTATTGACATCTTTATCCGTTTCATTATCTTGCGCTGGCTTCTGTTATTTATTTGGTGGTAAATACATAGAAATGCCCTTCACTTTCATTGGCGCGTTTCTCGGCATGCAAACAAAAATCTTCTTAACCAAACATCAAATCAATCATTATTTGACCCCAATATTTTCAGCCTTTGTGGCAAGTTTTGTCGCAGGGCTATTACTGCAAATGTGCTTTGGAGAAATATCACGATTTGTCATTTCCACATGCGTATTATTTTTGATTCCCGGCGTCGCTATAATCACAGCCACAGCTGATGCTTTCCACGGCTATAACGACAGCAGCATCTCAAGATTATTATCCGCCTTCGGCATTCTTACAGGCATTGCGATAGGCATAGTTTTCTCAATAACAATATTAGGATTTAAAAATTGGATGTAA
- a CDS encoding threonine/serine exporter family protein, producing MILKLAEELIWVVFIIIGFSILFNLNRKAIPTTCLLGIVGYIVRFLFIQFHWGNIVLGSFFGSITIGILAISIAHKLRTLPLIFAVCSLIPMVPGYFAYNALILSIKLINQTDLTSNLTELYLIQASVNAIKASLIFLGISVGLFIPIMTYKTFICNNKLSRHYD from the coding sequence ATGATACTCAAGCTTGCTGAAGAACTTATATGGGTGGTTTTCATCATTATTGGCTTCTCTATATTATTCAACCTAAATCGAAAGGCAATACCAACGACATGTTTATTAGGAATCGTCGGGTATATTGTCAGGTTTCTATTCATTCAGTTTCATTGGGGCAACATCGTCTTAGGTTCATTTTTTGGATCTATAACCATAGGCATACTTGCCATAAGCATAGCTCACAAGCTTCGAACTTTACCCCTGATTTTTGCAGTATGTTCCTTAATACCAATGGTCCCGGGTTATTTCGCTTATAATGCCTTAATTTTATCAATCAAACTAATCAACCAAACTGACCTCACAAGCAATCTTACAGAACTTTACTTAATTCAAGCATCAGTAAATGCGATCAAAGCTTCGTTAATTTTCCTTGGAATTTCAGTCGGATTATTCATACCAATCATGACTTACAAAACCTTTATCTGCAATAATAAACTATCAAGGCATTATGACTAA
- a CDS encoding long-chain fatty acid--CoA ligase: MDYLPLALLIRERVEKYKDKDALRYKDGEEWSALTWTEFGDRIDRLSKALLKSGVAEGEKVAIFSQNMPEWTITDFSALSVKAVPVPIYATNTAGQADYILNDAEIRFVFVGEQEQYEKAFQLVATNSRIEKIIVFDKSVKLYQSSHSIYLEDFINDDFDESLEVELKRRLDLIVGSDLATLIYTSGTTGEPKGVMLDNDNVLTQLKSHDDLLEVDDSDVSMAFLPLSHIFERAWTYYALHKGMEVAYLSNPKSVADAIKEVQPTIVCTVPRFYEKIYNLIYTKLESAPNMKKKLFNWAVSVGKKHFEFKRKDIPAPWLLQTKYELADKLVFSKIRANLGGKIKMSPCGGARLSDDINLFFNAIGVNVKLGYGLTETVATVATFKGNSFIAGTVGKPLAGIEIKIAENDEILVKGGNVMKGYYNKPEKTNEVFTDDGWFRTGDAGKIDAEGNLIITERLKDLMKTSGGKYIAPQQIETTIGNDHYIEQIAVIGDDRKYVTALIVPAFEALKEYAEQRNIKFDNVKDIVNDKRIIDFFKERIDKLQIELARFEQIKKFTLLSEEFTIERGEITPTLKIKRKVILQRYHDLIDKMYIEV; this comes from the coding sequence ATGGATTATTTACCTTTGGCGCTATTGATTAGAGAGCGCGTAGAGAAGTATAAAGATAAAGATGCTCTTAGATATAAAGACGGCGAAGAGTGGTCTGCACTGACATGGACTGAGTTTGGCGATAGAATAGATCGTTTGTCAAAAGCTTTGTTGAAGTCTGGTGTCGCTGAAGGCGAGAAAGTCGCTATTTTTTCACAAAATATGCCGGAGTGGACAATTACGGATTTTAGCGCGCTGAGTGTTAAAGCTGTGCCGGTTCCAATCTATGCTACAAACACCGCTGGTCAGGCTGATTATATTCTTAATGACGCTGAGATAAGATTTGTATTTGTTGGAGAGCAAGAGCAATATGAGAAAGCTTTTCAATTGGTTGCGACTAATTCTAGAATAGAGAAGATTATCGTATTTGACAAGTCTGTCAAGCTTTACCAAAGCAGTCATTCTATTTATTTGGAGGATTTTATCAATGATGATTTTGATGAATCTTTAGAAGTAGAGTTGAAAAGAAGGCTGGATTTGATTGTAGGCTCTGATTTGGCAACTTTAATATATACCTCCGGAACAACTGGAGAGCCGAAAGGAGTAATGCTTGATAATGATAATGTATTGACGCAGCTTAAATCGCATGATGATTTGCTTGAAGTTGACGATTCTGATGTTTCAATGGCATTTCTGCCGCTTAGTCATATATTTGAGAGGGCTTGGACATATTATGCATTGCATAAAGGCATGGAGGTGGCTTATTTGTCAAATCCAAAAAGTGTTGCGGATGCTATAAAAGAAGTGCAACCTACAATCGTATGCACAGTGCCAAGGTTCTATGAAAAAATATATAATCTGATTTATACAAAGCTCGAAAGCGCGCCTAATATGAAGAAAAAGTTGTTCAATTGGGCGGTTTCTGTAGGTAAAAAGCATTTCGAATTTAAAAGAAAAGATATTCCAGCCCCATGGTTGCTTCAAACAAAGTATGAGCTTGCTGATAAGCTTGTGTTCAGTAAAATCAGAGCGAATTTGGGAGGTAAGATTAAAATGTCGCCATGTGGAGGAGCTAGACTATCCGATGATATTAATCTTTTTTTCAATGCTATTGGAGTGAATGTGAAATTAGGCTATGGCCTGACTGAAACTGTGGCAACGGTTGCTACTTTCAAAGGGAATAGTTTTATCGCTGGCACGGTAGGAAAACCATTGGCTGGAATTGAAATTAAAATAGCTGAGAATGATGAAATTTTGGTCAAGGGAGGTAATGTAATGAAAGGGTATTACAATAAGCCTGAGAAGACCAATGAGGTTTTTACTGATGATGGTTGGTTTAGAACTGGAGATGCCGGTAAAATCGATGCTGAGGGTAATTTGATTATTACCGAAAGGCTTAAAGATTTGATGAAAACATCAGGAGGCAAGTACATCGCTCCTCAACAAATCGAAACGACTATTGGCAATGACCATTATATAGAACAGATTGCAGTTATTGGAGATGACCGAAAATATGTAACAGCTTTGATAGTTCCAGCTTTTGAGGCATTGAAGGAATATGCGGAGCAGAGAAATATAAAGTTTGACAATGTAAAGGATATTGTCAATGATAAAAGAATTATAGACTTCTTTAAAGAGAGAATTGATAAACTGCAAATAGAATTGGCTCGTTTTGAGCAGATTAAGAAATTTACTTTGTTGAGCGAAGAGTTTACTATCGAAAGAGGGGAGATTACTCCAACTTTGAAAATCAAAAGAAAAGTAATACTTCAACGATATCATGATTTGATTGATAAAATGTACATTGAAGTATAA
- a CDS encoding DoxX family protein translates to MIDIGLLILRIGISLMLIKISFGKLKNYSEWLTKFPAPFNWNVKTSLNITLTIQIICSLLLILGLFTQLAAFALFAMMCIIVLEVHKGYSYEEHEFVLHYLLIYLAIFFTGAGKYSLDSYINISLF, encoded by the coding sequence ATGATAGATATAGGCTTATTAATACTTAGAATCGGCATTTCACTAATGTTGATAAAAATTAGTTTTGGGAAACTCAAAAATTATTCAGAATGGCTCACTAAGTTTCCCGCCCCATTTAATTGGAATGTAAAAACATCTCTCAATATAACCCTTACAATACAAATCATATGCTCGCTATTGCTCATACTTGGCCTATTCACACAGCTTGCAGCATTTGCCTTATTTGCCATGATGTGTATCATCGTACTTGAAGTCCATAAAGGCTACAGTTATGAAGAACACGAATTTGTATTGCATTATCTATTGATCTACTTGGCAATCTTCTTTACCGGAGCAGGCAAATACTCATTGGACTCATACATCAACATTTCTTTATTTTAA
- a CDS encoding protoporphyrinogen/coproporphyrinogen oxidase, which yields MLSQNYDAIIVGGGISGFSMAHYLSNSGKKVLILEKENEPGGCVNTPYFSNEQFWLEMGAHTCYNSYKHLCDIVKSRGLLNQVIPQEKLRYAILKEGKEKSIFSELSLAGLMFNMPKAFFKSKEGLTVKEYYQSLMGEKNYENVGKLMFNAVISQKADAFPAEIFLKMRKERDADFPKKFTFKKGLGQVFEQIMLDDNVNVAFQAEVSQIRFENNIYRLDVNGKEVKTENLALATSAKVASELLKSVKPTISSRLDKIPSKQVKSIGLVVKKSKVEHLKPLAVLLPVGDIFYSLVSRDTVPHDTLRAFTFHLKDSEVPVIQALERAMHILGVRKEDVVDVKNKTHELGTLHLDSLTATQELDELLPSVPGLYLVGNYFLGLSLEDCVERASRESERLLK from the coding sequence ATGTTGTCGCAAAATTATGATGCAATAATTGTGGGAGGTGGTATAAGTGGCTTTTCCATGGCGCATTACTTGTCCAATTCCGGGAAAAAAGTATTGATTCTTGAAAAAGAAAATGAGCCTGGAGGATGTGTCAACACTCCTTACTTTTCTAACGAACAGTTTTGGTTGGAAATGGGAGCGCATACATGCTATAATTCATATAAGCATCTTTGCGACATTGTTAAAAGCAGGGGCTTGTTGAATCAGGTTATTCCACAGGAAAAACTCAGATATGCTATTTTGAAAGAAGGGAAAGAAAAGTCAATCTTTTCAGAATTGAGTTTGGCAGGCTTGATGTTCAATATGCCAAAGGCTTTTTTCAAGTCGAAAGAAGGATTGACTGTCAAAGAGTATTATCAGAGTCTCATGGGGGAGAAGAACTATGAGAATGTTGGGAAGCTGATGTTCAATGCGGTCATATCGCAAAAAGCTGATGCATTCCCTGCTGAGATTTTTTTAAAGATGCGGAAGGAGAGAGATGCTGATTTTCCTAAAAAATTCACCTTCAAAAAAGGCTTGGGGCAGGTTTTTGAGCAAATAATGTTGGATGATAATGTTAATGTGGCATTTCAAGCCGAGGTCAGTCAAATTCGTTTTGAGAATAACATTTACAGGTTGGATGTCAATGGAAAAGAAGTCAAAACAGAGAATTTGGCCTTGGCGACGAGTGCTAAAGTCGCTTCTGAATTATTAAAAAGTGTCAAACCAACGATTTCAAGCAGATTGGACAAAATCCCGTCAAAACAAGTCAAATCAATAGGTCTAGTGGTGAAAAAATCCAAAGTAGAGCATTTAAAGCCATTGGCCGTCCTATTGCCTGTTGGGGATATATTTTATTCATTAGTTAGTAGGGATACTGTCCCTCATGATACCTTGCGAGCATTTACGTTTCATTTGAAAGATTCTGAAGTTCCTGTGATTCAGGCTTTGGAAAGAGCTATGCATATCTTGGGGGTGAGAAAAGAAGATGTGGTGGATGTGAAAAATAAGACGCATGAACTAGGTACTTTGCATCTGGATTCATTAACGGCGACTCAAGAACTTGATGAATTGCTTCCTTCAGTACCGGGACTTTATTTGGTTGGGAATTATTTTTTAGGTTTGTCATTGGAAGATTGTGTGGAAAGGGCCAGTCGAGAAAGCGAAAGGCTGTTAAAATAA
- a CDS encoding OsmC family protein: MKVELTTDGFSSTMKAVNEKGAQISLGASADAENALISPMELVLAGAGGCSTIDIVSILKKQKQEVRDIKVDIEGDRVEDIPRVFRKINMHYKVYGDVDASKVERAIALSVEKYCSVSKMLESSVEITTSFEVIS, from the coding sequence ATGAAAGTGGAATTAACTACAGATGGTTTTTCTTCAACAATGAAGGCTGTGAACGAAAAAGGAGCCCAGATCTCTTTAGGAGCTTCAGCTGATGCTGAGAATGCTTTGATTAGCCCAATGGAGCTAGTGTTGGCAGGTGCTGGTGGTTGCAGTACTATTGATATTGTAAGCATCCTTAAGAAGCAAAAACAAGAAGTTAGAGATATTAAAGTGGATATCGAGGGCGATAGAGTTGAGGATATTCCGCGTGTCTTTAGAAAGATAAATATGCATTATAAAGTTTATGGAGATGTGGATGCTTCAAAGGTAGAGAGAGCAATAGCGCTTTCAGTTGAAAAGTATTGCTCTGTAAGCAAAATGTTGGAAAGCTCTGTAGAGATAACAACTAGTTTTGAAGTTATTTCTTGA
- a CDS encoding rhodanese-like domain-containing protein — MKEISALELKEMIDNQEEFQLIDVREPNEYEFTNIGGTLIPLGTVLEDKDKISKDETVVVMCRSGKRSAQAIMALEQLGYDNLFNLKGGILEYGDQVDDEVKQY; from the coding sequence ATGAAAGAAATAAGCGCGCTTGAACTTAAAGAAATGATCGACAATCAAGAGGAATTCCAGCTGATTGATGTCAGAGAGCCTAACGAATACGAATTCACGAATATCGGAGGCACGCTCATTCCTCTTGGAACTGTATTGGAAGATAAAGATAAAATCTCCAAAGACGAGACAGTAGTCGTAATGTGCAGAAGCGGTAAAAGAAGCGCACAGGCGATAATGGCTTTGGAGCAACTAGGATATGACAACCTTTTCAACCTTAAGGGAGGAATCTTGGAATATGGCGACCAAGTTGATGACGAGGTAAAACAATACTAA
- a CDS encoding cytochrome c has translation MDMKLKMNVIPLFLLILFCFASCGGSNSPVKLKQYMVNGQRGYEANCANCHMSDGSGLGKVIPPLKGADFLDKHLDQVICGIKYGMDGKIIVNGVEYDQPMPGSKFLSDIEIAEIVTFITNTWGNGNGIVTIEQVQGQLKKCNN, from the coding sequence ATGGATATGAAACTTAAAATGAATGTTATCCCATTGTTTTTATTGATTCTTTTCTGTTTTGCCTCTTGTGGAGGTAGTAATAGCCCTGTCAAGCTTAAGCAGTATATGGTTAATGGACAAAGGGGATATGAGGCGAATTGCGCGAATTGTCATATGTCTGACGGTTCGGGCTTAGGCAAAGTTATTCCGCCATTGAAAGGAGCGGATTTCTTGGATAAGCATTTGGACCAAGTGATTTGCGGGATAAAGTATGGGATGGATGGGAAGATCATCGTTAATGGTGTGGAATATGATCAACCAATGCCTGGAAGCAAGTTCTTATCTGATATTGAGATTGCCGAGATCGTGACTTTTATTACCAATACTTGGGGAAATGGTAATGGAATTGTTACAATAGAACAAGTTCAAGGTCAATTAAAAAAATGCAATAATTAA
- the lysS gene encoding lysine--tRNA ligase has protein sequence MYLSEQEIKRRDEREQLMKMGIDPYPAEEYVTTTTAQEIKEKFEEGSEEFKDISIAGRLMSRRIMGSASFAEIKDHTGRIQVYFRRDDICPGENKDLYNTVFKKLLGLGDIVGLKGFVFKTQVGETSIHVTEFKVLTKSLRPLPVVKETKDENGNVVQHDAFSDPELRYRQRYVDLIVNDKVKDTFLKRTQITNSMREFFNAKGYLEVETPILQPIPGGAAARPFITHHNALDIPLYLRIANELYLKRLIVGGFEGVYEFAKDFRNEGMDRTHNPEFTVMEIYVAYKDYDWMMKFTEQMLEKVALDVHGTTEVKVGDQMIDFKPPYKRVTMYEAIEEFTGYKIAGKSESELIEICKELNIETDETMGKGKLIDEIFGEKCEGNYIQPTFITDYPVEMSPLTKRHRSNPELTERFELMVNGKEIANSYSELNDPIDQKERFEEQMKLSEKGDDEAMFIDHDFLRALEYGMPPTSGMGIGIDRLTMLMTDNTSIQEVLFFPQMRPEKKPKYASNEDYIEIGIREELIPVIQKLGLLTIEQVQSQELNKLFNDVCGMRKKLKLKDVKNPSKEEVEQWLSFDGE, from the coding sequence ATGTATCTGAGTGAACAAGAAATAAAAAGGCGCGATGAGCGTGAGCAATTGATGAAAATGGGTATTGACCCATATCCTGCTGAAGAATACGTAACCACTACGACAGCTCAGGAAATTAAAGAAAAGTTTGAAGAAGGAAGCGAAGAGTTTAAGGATATCAGCATTGCTGGTAGATTGATGAGTCGTAGAATCATGGGATCTGCTTCTTTTGCTGAAATCAAGGACCACACAGGGCGTATTCAAGTATATTTCCGTAGAGATGATATTTGCCCAGGAGAAAACAAGGACTTGTACAATACAGTGTTCAAGAAATTACTTGGCTTAGGGGATATTGTTGGATTGAAAGGCTTTGTTTTCAAGACTCAAGTTGGTGAAACGTCGATACATGTTACAGAATTCAAAGTATTGACGAAGTCATTGAGACCTTTGCCAGTGGTTAAGGAGACAAAAGATGAGAATGGCAATGTAGTTCAGCATGATGCTTTTTCCGATCCAGAGTTAAGATATAGACAGCGTTATGTTGATCTTATTGTTAACGATAAGGTGAAAGATACTTTCTTGAAGAGAACTCAGATAACGAACTCCATGAGAGAGTTCTTCAATGCTAAAGGATACTTGGAAGTTGAAACGCCAATATTGCAACCAATACCAGGTGGTGCGGCGGCTCGTCCATTTATCACTCATCATAATGCTCTTGATATTCCATTGTACTTGAGAATTGCTAATGAATTATATTTAAAAAGATTGATCGTTGGCGGTTTTGAAGGTGTGTACGAGTTTGCCAAGGACTTCAGAAATGAAGGAATGGATAGAACTCACAACCCTGAGTTCACAGTTATGGAAATCTATGTGGCTTACAAAGATTATGACTGGATGATGAAGTTCACAGAGCAAATGCTGGAAAAAGTTGCTTTGGACGTTCACGGGACTACTGAAGTTAAAGTTGGCGATCAAATGATCGACTTTAAGCCTCCTTACAAAAGAGTAACGATGTATGAAGCGATTGAAGAGTTTACAGGGTACAAAATCGCTGGAAAGTCGGAAAGCGAGTTGATTGAAATTTGCAAGGAACTTAATATAGAGACGGATGAAACAATGGGTAAAGGAAAGCTCATTGACGAGATCTTTGGTGAGAAATGTGAAGGAAATTATATCCAACCAACATTCATCACAGATTATCCTGTTGAGATGTCTCCATTGACTAAGAGGCATAGAAGCAATCCGGAGTTGACAGAGAGATTTGAATTAATGGTGAATGGAAAGGAAATAGCCAATTCTTATTCCGAGCTTAATGATCCGATTGATCAGAAAGAAAGATTTGAAGAGCAAATGAAGCTTTCTGAAAAAGGGGATGATGAGGCAATGTTTATTGATCATGATTTCTTGAGAGCTTTAGAGTATGGCATGCCTCCTACATCAGGGATGGGTATTGGAATAGATAGATTGACGATGTTGATGACTGATAATACATCGATACAAGAAGTATTATTCTTCCCTCAGATGCGTCCGGAAAAGAAACCTAAATATGCTTCAAATGAAGATTATATTGAAATTGGAATTCGTGAGGAACTTATACCAGTGATTCAAAAACTAGGTTTATTGACTATTGAGCAAGTGCAAAGCCAAGAGTTGAATAAGTTATTCAATGATGTTTGTGGAATGCGTAAGAAGCTCAAATTGAAAGATGTGAAAAACCCAAGCAAAGAAGAAGTCGAGCAATGGCTAAGCTTTGATGGAGAATAA
- a CDS encoding DUF423 domain-containing protein has translation MQKLVLMSASVLGALAVMIGAFGAHALKPMLESSGRLDVFETGVKYHFFHTLLLIAIGILMPKLQGGAAQWAAIFTILGIVIFSGSLYALCITGITKLGAITPIGGLMFILGWLMLGFAVYKSM, from the coding sequence ATGCAAAAACTAGTACTGATGTCAGCCTCTGTTTTAGGTGCTTTGGCTGTGATGATTGGAGCTTTTGGAGCACATGCCTTAAAGCCAATGTTAGAGTCTTCAGGTAGATTAGATGTTTTTGAAACAGGAGTTAAGTATCACTTCTTTCATACTTTGTTGTTGATTGCTATTGGCATTTTAATGCCAAAGCTTCAAGGCGGTGCGGCTCAATGGGCTGCTATATTTACAATTTTAGGAATTGTTATCTTCTCCGGGTCTTTATATGCTTTGTGCATAACAGGGATTACAAAGTTGGGAGCGATCACTCCAATAGGCGGACTGATGTTCATATTGGGTTGGCTGATGCTTGGTTTTGCTGTGTATAAAAGCATGTAG
- the thiL gene encoding thiamine-phosphate kinase, whose product MQQNRTELGALGEFGLIDKLTDGVELNDNGTVLGVGDDAAILNPSKGLQVVSTDMLVEGVHFDLSYVPLQHLGYKAISVNVSDVAAMNCVPKQVTVSIAVSNRFSLEAMEALYSGVKAACQNFKVDLVGGDTTSSRSGLVISVTVLGESSNNQEPVRRSGAKEGDILCATGDLGGAFVGLQVLERQKVEYLANPEMQPDIEKYAYVVQRQLKPEARMDIIHELSELEIKPTSMIDVSDGLASEVFHLSKHSGIGFNIYEDKVPIDRETYNTAVEFNLDPITCALNGGEDYELLFTIDQEDYKKLEKHYDIHFIGYAQELSKGINLITKQQNVVPIQAQGWNHFNEK is encoded by the coding sequence ATGCAACAAAATAGAACAGAGTTGGGGGCATTGGGCGAATTTGGTCTGATAGATAAATTAACCGATGGAGTCGAGTTGAATGATAACGGTACTGTGTTGGGAGTAGGAGATGACGCTGCCATACTTAATCCTTCAAAGGGATTGCAGGTGGTTTCAACGGACATGTTGGTTGAAGGAGTTCATTTCGATTTGTCATATGTGCCTTTGCAACATTTGGGATATAAGGCAATCTCGGTGAATGTCTCGGATGTGGCGGCAATGAATTGCGTTCCCAAGCAAGTAACGGTAAGCATTGCCGTTAGCAATAGATTTTCATTGGAGGCAATGGAAGCTTTGTATAGTGGAGTCAAGGCGGCTTGTCAAAATTTTAAGGTTGATTTGGTCGGAGGAGACACAACATCCTCGAGAAGCGGTTTGGTGATTTCTGTGACTGTATTGGGCGAGTCTTCAAATAATCAAGAGCCGGTGAGAAGAAGCGGAGCTAAGGAAGGTGATATATTGTGCGCAACAGGTGATTTAGGGGGAGCGTTTGTCGGCCTTCAAGTTTTGGAAAGGCAAAAGGTGGAGTATTTGGCTAACCCTGAGATGCAACCTGATATTGAAAAATACGCTTATGTTGTTCAAAGACAACTAAAGCCCGAGGCTAGGATGGATATAATTCACGAATTGTCTGAGCTTGAAATAAAACCGACATCAATGATAGATGTTTCTGACGGATTGGCTTCCGAGGTTTTTCATTTAAGCAAACATTCGGGCATTGGCTTTAATATCTATGAGGATAAAGTGCCTATTGATAGGGAAACATATAATACAGCTGTGGAATTTAATCTTGATCCAATCACCTGTGCTTTAAATGGAGGAGAGGATTATGAGTTGTTATTTACAATTGATCAAGAGGATTACAAGAAGTTGGAAAAGCATTATGATATTCATTTTATCGGATATGCCCAAGAATTAAGCAAGGGAATAAATTTAATTACTAAACAACAAAATGTCGTGCCGATCCAAGCACAGGGATGGAACCATTTTAACGAAAAATAA
- a CDS encoding iron-sulfur cluster assembly accessory protein yields MINITDKAKEQITKLRSEEGHSDQHFIRVSVKGGGCSGLMYDLNFDDQITDSDDSFEDKGEKIIVDKKSLLYLLGTTLDFTDGLNGKGFHFSNPNASRTCGCGESFSI; encoded by the coding sequence ATGATAAACATTACAGATAAAGCTAAAGAACAAATAACAAAATTACGTAGTGAAGAAGGGCACAGCGACCAGCATTTTATTAGAGTGTCTGTGAAAGGAGGAGGTTGCTCAGGTTTAATGTACGACTTGAATTTCGACGATCAAATCACAGACAGTGATGATTCGTTTGAAGATAAAGGTGAAAAAATCATAGTTGACAAAAAGAGTCTACTTTATTTGCTAGGAACTACGTTAGATTTTACCGATGGTCTGAATGGCAAAGGCTTTCACTTCAGCAACCCTAATGCTTCACGCACTTGCGGATGCGGAGAAAGTTTTTCTATATAA
- a CDS encoding Dabb family protein, translating into MIKHVVMWCFGGDKESNVKQAVEQLNSLKGQISEIETLETGVNYNESDAAYDLVLITTHKSNQDLEAYQVHPAHQKVASFIKTVVEKRVVVDFEY; encoded by the coding sequence ATGATAAAACATGTAGTCATGTGGTGCTTTGGCGGCGACAAAGAGTCGAACGTAAAGCAAGCCGTAGAGCAACTAAATAGCCTGAAGGGCCAGATTTCTGAAATTGAAACACTGGAAACAGGCGTAAATTACAACGAAAGCGATGCTGCTTATGACTTGGTGTTAATTACAACGCACAAATCAAACCAAGATTTAGAGGCTTATCAAGTGCATCCTGCTCACCAAAAAGTCGCGAGCTTTATCAAGACTGTTGTTGAGAAAAGGGTAGTCGTTGATTTTGAATACTAA